The following are from one region of the Ignavibacteriales bacterium genome:
- a CDS encoding VOC family protein encodes MHAFGHIEIPTTNIEKAKKFFGSVFGWTFTYVPDIDYTLLHTGKHPNGGFEIVKRLPKKGQINIYIETEDIDATLKAIRKARGTVLKKKAPVGSMGWRAQFETPEGVVLSLWQQALKP; translated from the coding sequence ATGCACGCATTCGGTCATATTGAAATTCCGACAACCAACATCGAGAAAGCGAAGAAATTCTTCGGCTCTGTCTTTGGATGGACATTTACGTATGTACCAGATATCGACTACACATTGCTTCATACGGGAAAACATCCCAACGGCGGATTCGAAATCGTCAAACGTCTTCCGAAAAAAGGACAGATCAATATTTATATCGAAACTGAAGACATCGATGCAACATTGAAAGCCATCCGTAAAGCTCGCGGCACAGTACTAAAGAAAAAAGCACCGGTAGGATCGATGGGTTGGCGGGCACAGTTTGAAACGCCTGAAGGCGTTGTGCTCTCGCTTTGGCAGCAAGCACTCAAGCCATAA
- a CDS encoding transposase produces MKYISIPSSTDIYFVTSRVTRYRSVFLSEELSMIPLQSLSWIREKKTWQIFAFCLMPNHLHLLIKILNKTPIEKVMGQFHSFSGHKIIDTLKKNHATALLNSFMVEGMRKGDRKYLFWEDSLARCVETEHVLVETLEYIHNNPVNKKWHLVDDRSDYQFSSACYYDNEKIPIIPIDDYWESFGETPSS; encoded by the coding sequence TTGAAATATATATCAATTCCAAGTTCGACCGACATATATTTTGTAACATCGCGAGTTACCAGATATCGCTCAGTGTTTTTATCAGAAGAATTATCTATGATCCCTCTTCAGTCGCTATCTTGGATACGAGAAAAAAAGACATGGCAAATTTTTGCTTTTTGTCTTATGCCTAATCATCTCCATCTCCTGATAAAAATCTTGAATAAAACGCCAATTGAAAAAGTCATGGGACAATTTCATTCCTTTTCCGGTCATAAAATTATTGATACGCTGAAAAAGAATCATGCCACCGCCTTGTTAAATTCTTTTATGGTCGAAGGAATGCGAAAAGGTGATCGAAAATATTTATTTTGGGAAGATTCACTTGCACGGTGTGTCGAAACAGAGCATGTTTTAGTGGAAACCCTTGAATACATTCATAATAATCCGGTCAATAAAAAATGGCACCTTGTGGATGATCGAAGTGATTACCAATTCTCATCAGCCTGTTACTATGACAATGAAAAAATTCCTATTATTCCTATTGATGATTACTGGGAATCATTCGGCGAGACGCCTTCATCCTAG
- the hutU gene encoding urocanate hydratase, which yields MKLKPRTIRAPRGTRLTCKGWIQEAALRMLMNNLDPEVAEKPQELIVYGGTGKAARNWQCFDALVECLKNLENDETLLVQSGKPVGIFKTHENAPRVLISNSLLVPKWATWEEFRRLEGLGLTMYGQMTAGSWIYIGTQGILQGTYETFAAAAVKHFGKNLAGKFLLTAGLGGMGGAQPLAATMNGAACLVVEVDLHRIKRRLETGYLDTMTNNLDDALAQVRAAKEKKIPLSVGLLGNAAEIIPKIAAGKFLPDIVTDQTSAHDTLNGYVPAGMLYTEALRLRKKDPQKYVALAQASIIEHVKGLLKLKQKGAIVFDYGNNIRGEALANGVKKAFDIPGFVPEYIRPLFCDGKGPFRWAALSGDPEDIYRTDQAVMETFPENKQLCTWINKAQKEVEFQGLPARICWLGYGERAKMGKIFNDLVASGEVKAPIVIGRDHLDCGSVASPNRETENMLDGSDAIADWPILNALLNTTGGASWVSVHHGGGVGIGLSLHAGMVVVADGTKEAEARLQRVLTYDPGMGIIRHADARYKRAIDNAKKWSITIPLLK from the coding sequence ATGAAATTAAAACCTCGCACTATTCGAGCACCACGGGGGACACGACTCACCTGCAAGGGCTGGATTCAGGAAGCCGCTTTACGGATGCTCATGAACAATCTCGATCCGGAAGTTGCCGAAAAGCCGCAAGAGTTGATCGTCTATGGCGGCACAGGAAAAGCCGCCCGCAACTGGCAATGTTTCGATGCTCTTGTTGAATGTCTGAAGAATTTAGAGAATGACGAAACATTGCTTGTCCAATCCGGCAAGCCAGTCGGCATCTTCAAGACGCATGAGAATGCACCGCGCGTCCTGATCAGTAATTCATTGCTTGTTCCAAAGTGGGCAACATGGGAAGAATTCCGGCGGCTGGAAGGACTTGGTCTGACGATGTACGGACAAATGACCGCGGGAAGCTGGATTTACATCGGCACGCAAGGAATTTTGCAGGGGACGTACGAAACATTTGCTGCCGCGGCAGTCAAACATTTCGGAAAAAATCTTGCCGGTAAATTCTTGCTCACCGCAGGACTTGGCGGTATGGGTGGAGCACAGCCGCTCGCTGCAACAATGAATGGAGCCGCTTGTCTTGTTGTTGAAGTCGATCTGCATCGTATCAAGCGCCGCCTTGAAACAGGGTATCTCGATACCATGACAAATAATCTCGATGATGCTCTTGCACAAGTTCGTGCGGCAAAAGAGAAGAAAATTCCTTTATCCGTAGGTTTGCTTGGGAATGCGGCGGAGATTATTCCAAAAATTGCAGCAGGAAAATTCTTGCCCGACATCGTCACCGATCAAACATCTGCGCATGATACATTGAACGGTTATGTGCCGGCAGGCATGCTTTATACAGAAGCGCTCAGACTTCGCAAAAAAGATCCACAAAAATACGTTGCCCTCGCTCAAGCCTCTATTATAGAGCACGTAAAAGGTTTGCTGAAATTGAAACAAAAAGGCGCTATTGTCTTCGATTATGGAAATAATATCCGCGGCGAAGCATTGGCAAATGGCGTAAAGAAGGCGTTTGATATCCCCGGTTTTGTTCCCGAATATATTCGTCCCCTCTTCTGCGATGGCAAGGGTCCATTCCGATGGGCAGCTCTTTCCGGCGATCCAGAGGACATCTATCGTACTGACCAAGCAGTGATGGAAACATTTCCGGAGAATAAACAGCTCTGCACCTGGATTAACAAAGCTCAAAAGGAGGTCGAGTTTCAAGGATTGCCGGCGCGCATTTGCTGGCTTGGGTACGGTGAGCGAGCGAAAATGGGAAAAATTTTCAACGATCTTGTTGCCAGTGGTGAAGTCAAAGCGCCTATCGTCATTGGCCGCGACCATCTCGACTGCGGCAGTGTTGCATCGCCAAATCGCGAAACGGAAAATATGCTCGATGGCAGCGACGCTATCGCGGATTGGCCAATCCTTAATGCACTACTGAATACAACAGGCGGTGCAAGCTGGGTAAGTGTTCATCACGGCGGCGGAGTCGGCATCGGTCTATCTCTCCATGCTGGGATGGTTGTTGTCGCCGATGGAACCAAAGAAGCAGAAGCAAGACTGCAAAGAGTATTGACATACGATCCCGGTATGGGCATTATTCGCCATGCTGATGCCCGGTATAAACGCGCTATCGACAACGCAAAGAAATGGTCAATAACAATTCCTCTTTTAAAATAA
- a CDS encoding adenosine-specific kinase: MELKTIKIEKPEAINFILGQSHFIKTVEDIHEAIVQTNPQMKFGLGFCESSGMALVRWTGNDDVLIELAKKNALSLSCGHCFILFVENGFPINVLNALKALPEVCTIYCATANPVEVIIAETEQGRGILGVIDGDKSKGVETENDIKWRKDFLRKIGYKL; the protein is encoded by the coding sequence ATGGAACTCAAAACAATTAAAATTGAAAAACCGGAAGCGATTAATTTTATCCTTGGACAATCGCACTTCATCAAAACGGTGGAAGACATCCACGAAGCTATCGTGCAGACAAATCCGCAGATGAAGTTCGGCCTCGGTTTTTGCGAATCATCCGGAATGGCACTTGTCCGCTGGACGGGCAATGACGATGTACTTATTGAGTTGGCTAAGAAGAATGCTCTGTCACTTTCCTGCGGACATTGCTTCATTTTATTTGTAGAGAATGGTTTTCCTATAAACGTTCTCAATGCCTTAAAAGCCCTTCCGGAAGTCTGCACTATTTACTGTGCGACCGCAAATCCGGTAGAAGTCATTATTGCAGAAACCGAGCAAGGCCGCGGTATTCTCGGTGTTATCGATGGCGATAAATCAAAAGGCGTAGAAACCGAGAATGACATCAAATGGCGAAAAGATTTTTTGCGAAAGATAGGATATAAATTATAA
- the sixA gene encoding phosphohistidine phosphatase SixA, producing MHIYFLRHGDASPSSRYSDDERPLTDLGVRQATLIGTLLQRMDIVIHAALSSPLKRAQETASLVLSNSNKLQVVLSEFLLNGSDPQQLFDQLDELSVSSVLLVGHEPYLSDIISLLLGGNRNVEIEMRKCSLALVDISNPIHQGTGVLKFLIPVGTIA from the coding sequence ATGCATATTTACTTCCTCCGACACGGCGACGCTTCTCCCAGTTCCCGCTATAGCGATGACGAACGCCCGCTCACCGATCTTGGAGTACGCCAAGCAACACTCATCGGTACACTTCTTCAACGGATGGATATTGTCATCCATGCAGCGCTCTCAAGTCCGCTCAAGCGCGCACAAGAAACTGCCTCTCTCGTCCTTTCAAACAGCAATAAGCTGCAAGTTGTTCTCAGCGAATTCTTGTTGAACGGATCTGATCCACAACAGCTCTTCGATCAGCTTGATGAACTCAGTGTATCATCAGTTCTTTTAGTCGGACACGAACCATATTTATCTGATATAATCTCATTGCTCCTCGGTGGAAATAGAAACGTGGAGATAGAAATGCGAAAATGCAGCCTCGCATTGGTGGATATATCAAACCCGATTCATCAAGGCACCGGAGTATTAAAGTTTCTTATACCTGTTGGAACAATAGCGTAA
- a CDS encoding sigma-54 dependent transcriptional regulator — translation MKTETISILAVDDEESFLQVIQVMLTQEGYKVEVAKDGVLAINALQQHIFDLVLLDVKLPRVDGVEVLKFIRDHSFDTQVIMLTGVHDVKIAVECMQLGAYSYITKPYAGDELLAVIEHAMERKRLSLENKVLKSELARHTFTGNIVGESKPMLELLNIAAKVAPTDSPVLIQGASGTGKELVANFLHKNSSRKDQQFVALNCASIPENLLESELFGHEKGAFTDAHAMKQGIVEIANGGTLFLDEIGEISLMIQPKLLRFLQTGEYRRVGGNKNFKSDVRVISATNKNLHDEIGDGQFREDLLYRINVITLSVPSLRERPEDIPLLVDYFLKNRVRPRELKMIEPKALELLMKYDWPGNVRELENVIERASILCKENIICVEDIALPIGRRTSLIKETATTAGSPQIGSAISIHEIEKFHIAGVLKTVGWNKNTAAQILCISLKTLYTKIQQYNLTKP, via the coding sequence ATGAAAACTGAAACCATTTCCATCCTTGCAGTCGATGACGAGGAATCATTCCTTCAAGTCATTCAAGTAATGCTCACGCAGGAAGGATACAAAGTAGAAGTTGCGAAAGATGGCGTTCTTGCCATCAACGCTCTCCAGCAGCACATATTTGATCTCGTTCTACTGGATGTAAAACTTCCGCGCGTGGATGGCGTGGAGGTGTTGAAGTTTATCCGCGACCATTCCTTCGACACGCAAGTCATTATGTTGACAGGTGTGCACGATGTGAAAATTGCAGTCGAATGCATGCAGTTGGGTGCATACAGCTACATCACGAAACCCTATGCAGGAGACGAACTCCTTGCTGTTATCGAACACGCAATGGAGCGCAAGCGGCTTAGTCTCGAAAACAAAGTGTTGAAGTCAGAACTTGCACGCCATACATTCACCGGTAATATTGTCGGCGAAAGCAAACCCATGCTGGAATTGTTGAACATAGCGGCAAAAGTTGCGCCAACCGATTCTCCCGTTCTCATTCAAGGCGCAAGCGGCACAGGCAAAGAACTTGTCGCCAACTTCCTGCACAAAAATAGTTCGCGCAAGGATCAGCAGTTTGTTGCATTGAACTGTGCCTCTATTCCGGAGAACCTGCTTGAAAGCGAATTATTCGGTCATGAGAAGGGCGCGTTCACCGATGCGCACGCTATGAAGCAGGGCATTGTTGAAATCGCCAATGGCGGCACGCTCTTCCTCGATGAAATCGGCGAGATCAGCCTCATGATTCAACCGAAACTTTTACGCTTCCTGCAGACAGGCGAGTACAGGCGCGTAGGTGGCAATAAGAATTTTAAATCAGATGTACGGGTGATTTCTGCTACGAATAAAAATTTGCATGACGAAATCGGTGATGGACAATTCCGTGAAGATCTGCTCTATCGCATCAACGTCATTACACTCTCGGTGCCGTCGCTGCGGGAACGGCCTGAAGACATTCCCCTGCTCGTGGATTATTTTTTAAAGAATCGCGTGCGTCCGCGTGAACTGAAAATGATCGAGCCCAAGGCGCTCGAACTGCTCATGAAATATGATTGGCCCGGTAATGTGCGCGAATTAGAAAATGTCATCGAGCGCGCCAGCATTTTATGCAAAGAAAATATTATTTGCGTCGAAGACATCGCTCTCCCCATCGGCAGGCGCACAAGTCTCATCAAAGAAACTGCCACCACGGCGGGCAGTCCGCAAATCGGAAGCGCAATTTCAATCCACGAAATCGAAAAATTTCATATAGCAGGCGTACTGAAAACTGTCGGCTGGAACAAAAACACGGCAGCGCAAATTCTCTGCATCAGTCTCAAAACGCTTTACACAAAAATTCAACAATACAATTTAACGAAACCATAG
- a CDS encoding hybrid sensor histidine kinase/response regulator, with the protein MSEEKIQVLIADDEDPLRMTVAAWLVDEGFDIEQAADGVEAIKKVQEKDFDIAILDIKMPGANGLEVLRYIKKNSAETEVVMMTGMSDVSMAVEAMKLGAKEYLTKPIDMDQLVPQLKGIIRARDAEDRIRRLQSEHTARLLFDLHNPIAGLRQSIGYLLKGMAGSLGDHQKELLGYMTISIDKVINLLTDMMDLTKLEGGRVRLNKGISSLGTSAQNIVQEFHVPIQSSNITLDFYTEPDLPTLEYDSEKIEQVLKNFMSNAVAHTPSQGAIVVQVRKVALVLEEGQQPTEHVLVSVFNSGIGILPEELPLIFDRYRDLVSENSNKEKLSGLGLVISQRIIEAHNGKIWVESEVGRGATFYFALPIR; encoded by the coding sequence ATGAGTGAAGAAAAAATTCAAGTCCTCATCGCCGACGACGAAGATCCGCTTCGCATGACCGTTGCCGCATGGCTTGTTGATGAAGGATTTGATATTGAACAGGCCGCCGACGGCGTGGAAGCGATAAAGAAAGTGCAAGAGAAGGATTTTGATATTGCCATTCTTGACATCAAAATGCCCGGCGCGAATGGTTTAGAGGTTCTCCGTTACATCAAAAAAAATTCTGCTGAGACAGAAGTTGTCATGATGACGGGTATGAGTGATGTGAGTATGGCCGTTGAAGCGATGAAGCTTGGCGCCAAAGAATACCTGACCAAGCCCATCGATATGGACCAACTTGTGCCTCAACTCAAAGGAATTATCCGCGCACGCGATGCTGAAGACCGCATCCGCCGTTTGCAATCTGAACATACTGCCCGCTTGCTTTTCGATCTTCACAATCCTATCGCCGGTCTTCGCCAAAGCATCGGTTACCTGCTCAAAGGAATGGCTGGTTCGCTCGGCGATCACCAGAAAGAATTGCTTGGCTATATGACCATATCCATCGACAAAGTGATCAACCTTTTAACCGATATGATGGACCTGACAAAACTTGAAGGCGGGCGCGTACGATTGAATAAAGGTATCAGCAGTCTTGGAACGTCGGCGCAAAATATAGTCCAAGAATTCCATGTTCCAATTCAATCAAGCAACATCACGTTAGATTTCTACACAGAACCTGATTTGCCGACACTTGAATATGATTCCGAAAAAATCGAACAGGTGTTAAAAAACTTCATGAGCAATGCCGTTGCCCATACACCGTCTCAAGGCGCCATCGTTGTGCAAGTGCGTAAAGTTGCCCTTGTGCTGGAAGAAGGACAGCAGCCGACCGAGCATGTCCTGGTTTCGGTGTTTAACAGCGGCATCGGTATTCTCCCGGAAGAACTCCCGCTGATTTTTGATCGCTATCGGGATCTCGTCTCCGAGAATTCAAACAAAGAAAAATTGTCCGGGCTTGGACTCGTTATTTCGCAGCGTATTATTGAAGCACATAACGGAAAAATTTGGGTCGAATCGGAAGTCGGCAGAGGTGCGACATTCTATTTCGCACTGCCCATCCGATAA
- the hutH gene encoding histidine ammonia-lyase, translating to MKTYILDGNQLTIPEVFDLANKNAHAKLSSIAKRNIVRARKLIVQWTNNGEVVYGVTTGFGEFANVKVKAEDIEQLQENLIFSHAAGTGDMLPAEVVRAMMALRVNALAKGFSGIRLSTVELLMEMLNRDIVPVIPSQGSVGASGDLVQLAHLVLAMMGKGKIHQKEKGKRTTYTLVDSSAALRKNGLQPVRLTAKEGLALINGTQMMTAYAALAVHQAKLLAKIADIAASISVEALRGSDTAFDERIHQLRPYKGQLAAAKNMRRLMHSSELRESHRRNDMRVQDAYSIRCIPQVHGASRDAIDYVYDNISIEINSANDNPLIFPEEGIHLEGGNFHGQPVALAMDFLAIALSELANISERRIERLVNGSLSGLPRFLTPNGGLNSGLMIAQYTAASLVSENKVLAHPASVDSIPTSANQEDHNSMGSISAQKAWRVLKNAQTVLAIELLCASQGMDFARTLKDKKPLKAGRGTEAAYQCVRKHIKHLHRDRVLYDDIQKALGLVLDGSILPAVEERIGKLD from the coding sequence ATGAAAACCTACATTCTCGACGGCAACCAGCTTACTATTCCTGAAGTATTTGATCTTGCAAACAAAAACGCTCATGCGAAATTGAGTTCGATTGCAAAGCGAAATATTGTACGAGCGAGAAAGCTTATAGTACAGTGGACCAACAATGGCGAAGTAGTATACGGTGTGACAACCGGTTTTGGGGAATTTGCCAACGTGAAGGTAAAGGCAGAAGATATTGAACAACTTCAAGAAAATCTCATTTTCAGCCATGCGGCCGGCACGGGTGATATGTTGCCGGCAGAAGTGGTGCGAGCAATGATGGCATTGCGGGTGAATGCATTAGCAAAAGGATTTTCAGGAATACGGCTTTCGACGGTAGAGTTGTTGATGGAAATGTTAAACCGCGATATTGTTCCGGTTATTCCTTCACAAGGATCCGTTGGAGCAAGCGGCGATCTCGTTCAGCTCGCGCATCTGGTGCTGGCAATGATGGGGAAAGGAAAGATACATCAAAAGGAAAAAGGGAAAAGGACAACGTATACACTTGTTGATTCGAGTGCAGCACTTCGAAAGAATGGACTGCAGCCGGTACGGCTGACTGCGAAAGAAGGACTCGCGCTCATCAATGGTACACAAATGATGACGGCGTACGCTGCGTTGGCGGTTCATCAAGCAAAACTTTTAGCGAAGATTGCAGACATTGCCGCTTCGATCAGTGTCGAAGCGCTGCGAGGAAGCGACACTGCGTTCGATGAACGGATTCATCAGCTTCGTCCTTACAAAGGTCAATTGGCGGCTGCAAAGAATATGCGGAGATTGATGCACAGCAGCGAATTGCGCGAATCCCATCGTCGCAACGACATGCGCGTGCAGGATGCGTATTCGATACGCTGTATTCCGCAAGTACACGGTGCTTCGCGCGATGCAATCGATTATGTGTATGATAATATTTCCATAGAAATAAATTCTGCAAATGATAATCCGCTCATCTTTCCTGAAGAGGGCATTCATCTTGAAGGAGGCAACTTCCATGGTCAGCCGGTGGCGCTGGCAATGGATTTCCTTGCCATTGCGTTGTCGGAACTCGCAAATATTTCTGAACGGCGCATTGAACGGCTCGTGAATGGTTCGCTGAGTGGTCTTCCGCGTTTTCTTACTCCCAACGGCGGACTGAATTCTGGATTGATGATTGCGCAGTATACCGCCGCTTCACTCGTTTCGGAAAACAAAGTGCTGGCACATCCGGCGAGTGTCGATTCCATTCCAACTTCTGCAAATCAAGAAGATCATAACAGCATGGGCTCTATCAGTGCACAGAAAGCATGGCGTGTCCTGAAGAATGCACAGACGGTTCTCGCCATCGAATTATTATGCGCCAGCCAGGGGATGGACTTTGCAAGAACATTGAAAGATAAAAAGCCACTCAAAGCCGGCAGAGGAACTGAAGCGGCATATCAATGTGTTCGAAAGCATATCAAACACCTGCATCGAGATCGAGTGCTGTACGATGATATTCAAAAAGCACTCGGGTTAGTTTTGGACGGAAGCATTCTCCCTGCAGTAGAAGAAAGAATCGGAAAATTGGATTGA
- a CDS encoding adenosine deaminase: protein MKFKKEFIRTLPKVLLHDHLDGGVRPQTVIELAKDQKYKKLPTADAGELAEWFHRGAARGSLSLFLEGFDHTCGVMQTEEALERVAYETLEDMKKDGVVYIESRFAPVFHTGKGLDPQKVVAAVLRGFEHGKKDFGIHYGLIICAMRHLNPSASLEMAELAVDFRNRGVVGFDLAGEEGGYPPKKHVDAFEYIQRKNFNITVHAGEAFGKESIWQAIQWCGAHRIGHATRLIEDMRVKEGEVLNMGTLAQYVLDKRIPLEICLTSNVHTGAVQSMEQHPFGILYRYKFRCTINTDDRLMSNITLTDEYCTAAEMFHLKFEDLEKLTINAMKSAFMPYKQRIALIYDVLKPGFAKAKEKQRRRTK from the coding sequence ATGAAATTCAAAAAAGAATTTATCCGAACTCTGCCAAAAGTTTTGCTGCATGATCATCTTGATGGTGGTGTGCGCCCGCAGACAGTCATTGAATTGGCAAAAGATCAGAAGTACAAAAAGCTTCCGACTGCTGATGCCGGTGAATTGGCGGAATGGTTCCATCGCGGCGCTGCCCGCGGAAGTTTATCGCTTTTCCTTGAAGGATTCGATCATACATGCGGCGTGATGCAAACGGAAGAAGCGCTTGAACGCGTGGCGTATGAAACACTGGAGGACATGAAAAAAGATGGAGTGGTATACATCGAATCGCGGTTTGCTCCGGTGTTCCATACCGGTAAGGGACTCGATCCGCAAAAGGTGGTTGCAGCAGTACTGCGCGGATTTGAGCACGGGAAAAAAGATTTCGGCATTCATTACGGCCTCATCATTTGTGCCATGCGGCATCTGAATCCATCTGCTTCATTAGAGATGGCGGAGTTAGCGGTTGATTTCCGGAATCGCGGGGTGGTTGGATTCGATCTCGCAGGCGAAGAAGGCGGTTATCCGCCAAAAAAACATGTGGATGCCTTTGAATATATCCAACGGAAAAATTTTAACATTACCGTTCATGCGGGTGAAGCATTCGGCAAAGAATCCATCTGGCAGGCGATTCAATGGTGCGGCGCACATCGCATCGGACATGCAACGCGGCTGATCGAAGATATGCGTGTAAAAGAAGGCGAAGTATTGAATATGGGAACGCTTGCACAGTATGTGTTAGACAAACGCATTCCGCTCGAAATCTGCCTGACCAGCAACGTGCACACCGGTGCGGTGCAGAGTATGGAACAACATCCGTTCGGCATTCTCTATCGCTATAAGTTCCGCTGCACAATCAATACCGATGATCGCCTTATGAGCAATATCACGCTCACAGATGAGTATTGCACGGCGGCAGAAATGTTCCACTTGAAATTTGAAGATCTGGAAAAGCTGACTATTAATGCAATGAAGAGCGCTTTCATGCCGTACAAACAGCGCATTGCATTAATTTACGATGTGTTAAAGCCTGGATTTGCAAAAGCAAAAGAGAAGCAACGAAGGAGGACAAAGTGA
- a CDS encoding MBL fold metallo-hydrolase, with the protein MEHKHIHWMGHSAFRIEDGAMQIYIDPFKLPTNLPKADIIFITHAHYDHFSMEDIAKIKTHQTIIVAPKDVASQFGNSAITVVPGKAYTIGKLKVTTVPAYNLDKKFHPKENKWVGFIITLSNGQKIYHAGDTDFIPEMREIMTDIALLPCGGTYTMTATQAAEAANVFKPKLLIPMHYGSIVGSRADADTVKKLFKGETVIMTSER; encoded by the coding sequence ATGGAACACAAACACATTCATTGGATGGGACATTCGGCATTCCGCATTGAAGACGGCGCTATGCAGATTTATATTGATCCATTCAAACTTCCGACAAATCTGCCAAAAGCAGATATCATTTTTATTACGCATGCTCACTATGATCACTTTTCGATGGAAGATATTGCAAAGATTAAAACGCATCAGACGATTATTGTTGCCCCAAAAGATGTTGCATCTCAATTTGGCAATTCGGCTATTACTGTCGTTCCAGGAAAAGCTTACACGATCGGCAAGTTGAAGGTGACAACGGTGCCGGCGTACAATCTTGACAAGAAGTTTCATCCCAAAGAAAATAAATGGGTGGGATTTATTATTACTCTCTCGAACGGTCAGAAGATTTATCACGCAGGGGATACGGACTTCATTCCGGAGATGCGGGAAATTATGACGGATATAGCATTGCTGCCATGCGGAGGTACGTATACCATGACGGCAACGCAAGCAGCTGAAGCTGCGAATGTGTTTAAACCAAAACTGCTTATTCCAATGCATTACGGTAGTATTGTCGGTTCTCGTGCAGATGCGGATACAGTGAAGAAATTGTTCAAAGGCGAAACGGTAATAATGACATCAGAACGCTGA
- a CDS encoding GxxExxY protein yields the protein MAEEMYPLKELTEKIIGAAFKVHNRLGSGFQEKVYENALVPELSSIGLNTVQQKPLKVLYGGQPVGDFIADVLVEGQVLVELKANRALEKSLEDQLLNYSKSSGIRSRIIY from the coding sequence ATGGCTGAAGAAATGTATCCGTTGAAAGAACTGACGGAGAAAATTATTGGCGCAGCTTTCAAAGTCCATAATCGGCTTGGGAGTGGATTTCAAGAAAAAGTTTACGAAAATGCTTTGGTACCAGAATTATCATCAATTGGATTGAATACTGTGCAACAGAAGCCTCTTAAAGTACTCTATGGTGGCCAACCCGTTGGAGATTTTATTGCTGATGTTTTAGTAGAAGGACAAGTCCTTGTTGAATTGAAAGCTAATCGCGCCCTTGAAAAATCCCTCGAGGATCAACTTCTCAATTATTCAAAGTCATCAGGTATTAGAAGTAGGATTATTTACTAA